In Ciconia boyciana chromosome 12, ASM3463844v1, whole genome shotgun sequence, a genomic segment contains:
- the GAB3 gene encoding GRB2-associated-binding protein 3 isoform X2 produces MSSGDVVCTGWLIKSPPEKKLKRYAWRKRWFVLRRGRMSGNPDVLEYYRNNHSKKPIRIIDLNECEVLKHSGPNFIKKEFQNNFVFIVRTTYRTFYLVAKTEEEMQIWVHNISQICNFGHLEDGTGSVESLSHTTSSPQPSPAASTHASRIADPSFSVDHAAADASAAEETPSESESVFLPDYLFLSNCESGKLSHNRCDSWSNSDRSLEQTSSDDVFVDSLQSQPSLYLVQPSSAGTAHQDGAPLANPSTVSRNIDISGPPSDFSSSSPLLGTPLTPTFQIDKSQNALPYGVTQLDILSNTPPPRPPKPTHFSDRRGDEVGSGALQNGHAGICRAQVALVPRRISLSSLDNVRNWKDMEGSSLRSRDKRLSLNLPCRFSPLYSTASDSMEDSYVPMRPSTSPSAPGSDCSSDGYIPMSPGSATFTFPVVSTEKLTSPLPELPTDLEPPPVNRDLKPRRKSRPPPLDLRNLSTIREHAAVTRMWTVPYNRMSFISPERDGINSARIFANSVSGEEEESYIHMEHRQATSPYSGAFPWTRKSNLDYLALDFNSASPSPVQKKPFLSEEQRVDYVQVDEQKTQALQNTKQEWTDERQSKV; encoded by the exons GCATGGCGGAAGCGCTGGTTCGTGCTGCGCAGAGGCCGCATGAGTGGGAACCCGGATGTGCTGGAGTACTACAGGAACAACCATTCCAAAAAGCCCATTCGGATCATCGACCTCAACGAGTGCGAAGTGCTGAAGCACTCGGGGCCCAACTTCATCAAGAAGGAATTTCAGAACAACTTCGTCTTCATTGTGAGAACCACCTACCGCACCTTCTACCTGGTAGCCAAAACTGAGGAGGAGATGCAGATCTGGGTGCACAACATCAGCCAGATCTGTAACTTTGGACATCTAGAAGATGGCACAG GTTCGGTGGAGAGCCTGTCTCACACGACCTCGTCCCCGCAGCCATCGCCAGCTGCCTCCACCCACGCCTCCCGCATCGCCGATCCCTCCTTCTCGGTCGACCACGCTGCTGCTGACGCATCTGCTGCGGAGGAGACCCCCAGCGAGTCAGAGTCGGTCTTCCTCCCCGACTACCTCTTCCTCTCCAACTGCGAGTCGGGCAAGCTCAGCCACAACAG GTGTGACAGCTGGTCGAATTCAGACAGATCTCTGGAGCAAACCTCATCGGACGATGTTTTTGTCGACTCATTGCAGTCCCAGCCCTCCTTATACCTTGTACAGCCATCCAGCGCTGGCACTGCGCACCAGGATGGGGCCCCGTTGGCAAATCCCAGCACCGTGTCCAGGAACATAGACATCAGCGGGCCACCCAGTgacttttcctcctcttctccactgCTGGGGACACCGCTGACACCAACCTTTCAGATTGACAAGAGCCAAAACGCACTGCCCTACGGTGTAACCCAGCTGGACATCCTGTCCAACACACCCCCGCCACGGCCGCCCAAGCCAACTCACTTCTCAGACAGGAGAGGGGATGAGGTGGGCAGCGGGGCTCTCCAGAACGGGCACGCAGGGATCTGCCGGGCTCAGGTCGCTCTGGTGCCCAGGAGGATCTCCTTGTCCAGCTTAGACAATGTGAGGAACTGGAAAG aCATGGAAGGCAGTTCCTTAAGAAGTCGGGATAAGAGGCTTAGCTTGAATTTG CCCTGTCGGTTCTCCCCGCTCTACTCGACTGCTTCGGACAGTATGGAGGACAGCTACGTGCCCATGCGCCCCAGCACCTCTCCCTCTGCGCCCGGCTCCGACTGTTCATCCGACGGCTATATCCCCATGAGCCCCGGCTCAGCCACGTTTACCTTCCCTGTCGTCAGCACTGAAAAACTCACCAGCCCGTTACCTGAGCTTCCCACAGACCTGGAGCCCCCTCCTGTGAACCGAGACCTCAAGCCTCGTAGGAAAT CACGGCCACCTCCTCTGGACCTGAGGAACCTCTCCACAATCCGGGAGCATGCTGCCGTGACCAGGATGTGGACTGTGCCTTA CAATCGAATGAGCTTTATCTCACCAGAAAGAGACGGTATTAATTCAGCAAGAATATTTGCCAATTCAGTTTCcggagaagaggaagaaagttaCATTCATATG GAACACAGACAGGCAACATCTCCATACAGTGGTGCTTTTCCATGGACAAGGAAATCTAACCTTGATTACTTAGCATTGGATTTTAATTCtgcttccccatcccctgtACAGAAG AAACCTTTTCTCTCTGAGGAGCAGAGAGTGGACTATGTCCAGGTAGATGAACAGAAGACTCAAGCTTTACAGAACACTAAGCAGGAATGGACAGATGAGAGGCAATCAAAAGTTTAA
- the GAB3 gene encoding GRB2-associated-binding protein 3 isoform X1 — protein sequence MSSGDVVCTGWLIKSPPEKKLKRYAWRKRWFVLRRGRMSGNPDVLEYYRNNHSKKPIRIIDLNECEVLKHSGPNFIKKEFQNNFVFIVRTTYRTFYLVAKTEEEMQIWVHNISQICNFGHLEDGTGSVESLSHTTSSPQPSPAASTHASRIADPSFSVDHAAADASAAEETPSESESVFLPDYLFLSNCESGKLSHNRCDSWSNSDRSLEQTSSDDVFVDSLQSQPSLYLVQPSSAGTAHQDGAPLANPSTVSRNIDISGPPSDFSSSSPLLGTPLTPTFQIDKSQNALPYGVTQLDILSNTPPPRPPKPTHFSDRRGDEVGSGALQNGHAGICRAQVALVPRRISLSSLDNVRNWKADMEGSSLRSRDKRLSLNLPCRFSPLYSTASDSMEDSYVPMRPSTSPSAPGSDCSSDGYIPMSPGSATFTFPVVSTEKLTSPLPELPTDLEPPPVNRDLKPRRKSRPPPLDLRNLSTIREHAAVTRMWTVPYNRMSFISPERDGINSARIFANSVSGEEEESYIHMEHRQATSPYSGAFPWTRKSNLDYLALDFNSASPSPVQKKPFLSEEQRVDYVQVDEQKTQALQNTKQEWTDERQSKV from the exons GCATGGCGGAAGCGCTGGTTCGTGCTGCGCAGAGGCCGCATGAGTGGGAACCCGGATGTGCTGGAGTACTACAGGAACAACCATTCCAAAAAGCCCATTCGGATCATCGACCTCAACGAGTGCGAAGTGCTGAAGCACTCGGGGCCCAACTTCATCAAGAAGGAATTTCAGAACAACTTCGTCTTCATTGTGAGAACCACCTACCGCACCTTCTACCTGGTAGCCAAAACTGAGGAGGAGATGCAGATCTGGGTGCACAACATCAGCCAGATCTGTAACTTTGGACATCTAGAAGATGGCACAG GTTCGGTGGAGAGCCTGTCTCACACGACCTCGTCCCCGCAGCCATCGCCAGCTGCCTCCACCCACGCCTCCCGCATCGCCGATCCCTCCTTCTCGGTCGACCACGCTGCTGCTGACGCATCTGCTGCGGAGGAGACCCCCAGCGAGTCAGAGTCGGTCTTCCTCCCCGACTACCTCTTCCTCTCCAACTGCGAGTCGGGCAAGCTCAGCCACAACAG GTGTGACAGCTGGTCGAATTCAGACAGATCTCTGGAGCAAACCTCATCGGACGATGTTTTTGTCGACTCATTGCAGTCCCAGCCCTCCTTATACCTTGTACAGCCATCCAGCGCTGGCACTGCGCACCAGGATGGGGCCCCGTTGGCAAATCCCAGCACCGTGTCCAGGAACATAGACATCAGCGGGCCACCCAGTgacttttcctcctcttctccactgCTGGGGACACCGCTGACACCAACCTTTCAGATTGACAAGAGCCAAAACGCACTGCCCTACGGTGTAACCCAGCTGGACATCCTGTCCAACACACCCCCGCCACGGCCGCCCAAGCCAACTCACTTCTCAGACAGGAGAGGGGATGAGGTGGGCAGCGGGGCTCTCCAGAACGGGCACGCAGGGATCTGCCGGGCTCAGGTCGCTCTGGTGCCCAGGAGGATCTCCTTGTCCAGCTTAGACAATGTGAGGAACTGGAAAG cagaCATGGAAGGCAGTTCCTTAAGAAGTCGGGATAAGAGGCTTAGCTTGAATTTG CCCTGTCGGTTCTCCCCGCTCTACTCGACTGCTTCGGACAGTATGGAGGACAGCTACGTGCCCATGCGCCCCAGCACCTCTCCCTCTGCGCCCGGCTCCGACTGTTCATCCGACGGCTATATCCCCATGAGCCCCGGCTCAGCCACGTTTACCTTCCCTGTCGTCAGCACTGAAAAACTCACCAGCCCGTTACCTGAGCTTCCCACAGACCTGGAGCCCCCTCCTGTGAACCGAGACCTCAAGCCTCGTAGGAAAT CACGGCCACCTCCTCTGGACCTGAGGAACCTCTCCACAATCCGGGAGCATGCTGCCGTGACCAGGATGTGGACTGTGCCTTA CAATCGAATGAGCTTTATCTCACCAGAAAGAGACGGTATTAATTCAGCAAGAATATTTGCCAATTCAGTTTCcggagaagaggaagaaagttaCATTCATATG GAACACAGACAGGCAACATCTCCATACAGTGGTGCTTTTCCATGGACAAGGAAATCTAACCTTGATTACTTAGCATTGGATTTTAATTCtgcttccccatcccctgtACAGAAG AAACCTTTTCTCTCTGAGGAGCAGAGAGTGGACTATGTCCAGGTAGATGAACAGAAGACTCAAGCTTTACAGAACACTAAGCAGGAATGGACAGATGAGAGGCAATCAAAAGTTTAA